A genomic stretch from Lathyrus oleraceus cultivar Zhongwan6 chromosome 2, CAAS_Psat_ZW6_1.0, whole genome shotgun sequence includes:
- the LOC127122278 gene encoding uncharacterized protein LOC127122278, giving the protein MDFGRKKTQKYTFKSPKLEDLRRLGSLVVDTEAFSKRYGHLLSLLKINMADGLLSTLSQFYDPVYHCFTFPDYQLMPTLEEYSHLIGVPISSQAPFSGLEEDPKDQDIAKATHLKISEIRDHMTTKGKILGLTAKFLMKKARYFARMRSVDAFEAVFALLIYGLFLFPSFDDFVAMDAIKIFLIGNPVPPLLVDAYHSVHMRNSYSGGMITCCVPMLYKCFISHLPGSHAFWDLKDGLLWSQKIMSLTHSDIVWYSRDYDGVRIIDSYGGFSNVPLLGTKGGISYNPILARRQLGYPMRDKTKNIHLEGLFFKECEDCKALKEKIVHAWRHVHKLEKKVLGKTNCVSLEPYLKWVQDKAISLKMPYPRQEPLPLADKEPTYIFMNDAEKLKIALTKAHRERDAWKNKYQIINNEDEEL; this is encoded by the coding sequence ATGGATTTTGGAAGGAAAAAGACTCAAAAGTACACTTTCAAGAGTCCTAAGTTAGAAGACCTAAGGAGATTAGGATCTTTGGTTGTTGACACAGAGGCTTTCAGCAAAAGATATGGACATTTGCTCTCTCTTTTGAAGATCAACATGGCAGATGGACTTCTTTCTACTTTGAGTCAGTTTTATGATCCCGTGTATCACTGTTTCACTTTCCCCGACTATCAGCTTATGCCAACACTTGAAGAATACTCTCATTTGATTGGTGTTCCTATTTCTAGTCAAGCTCCATTTTCTGGTTTGGAGGAAGATCCCAAAGATCAAGACATTGCAAAGGCTACTCACTTGAAAATCTCAGAGATCAGGGATCACATGACCACAAAAGGAAAAATTCTTGGTTTGACAGCTAAGTTTCTAATGAAAAAAGCTCGGTATTTTGCTAGAATGAGGAGTGTGGATGCTTTTGAGGCTGTTTTTGCTCTACTTATCTATGGATTGTTCCTATTTCCTAGTTTTGATGACTTCGTTGCCATGGATGCCATCAAGATCTTCTTAATAGGAAATCCAGTTCCTCCTTTGCTTGTTGATGCCTATCATTCTGTTCATATGAGGAATTCTTATAGTGGAGGAATGATTACATGTTGTGTGCCTATGTTGTACAAGTGttttatttctcacttgcctgGGTCTCATGCTTTTTGGGATCTTAAGGATGGTCTTTTATGGTCACAAAAGATCATGTCGCTCACACATTCAGATATTGTTTGGTATAGTCGTGACTATGATGGAGTTAGGATCATTGATAGTTATGGAGGATTTTCTAATGTACCTCTCCTTGGTACAAAAGGAGGCATCAGTTACAACCCAATCCTAGCTCGGCGTCAACTCGGTTATCCAATGAGAGATAAGACAAAGAATATTCACTTGGAGGGTTTGTTCTTTAAGGAATGTGAAGATTGCAAAGCGCTCAAAGAGAAGATTGTGCACGCTTGGCGCCATGTTCATAAGCTAGAAAAGAAAGTCTTAGGAAAGACAAATTGTGTCTCCTTAGAACCTTATCTTAAATGGGTGCAAGATAAGGCCATCAGCTTGAAAATGCCTTATCCTCGCCAAGAGCCTTTGCCTTTAGCTGACAAAGAACCTACCTATATCTTCATGAATGATGCAGAGAAGTTGAAGATTGCTTTGACCAAAGCGCATCGAGAAAGGGACGCTTGGAAGAACAAGTAtcaaatcatcaacaatgagGATGAGGAACTTTAA
- the LOC127122279 gene encoding uncharacterized protein LOC127122279: MVEQEQEMERVNEDLTDLHGNIGQIMEMLQVIRAKMDTQPAIVYEIVNLVITPQPAVTTPATWPTFGLPYGFVPPPQGQSTQHTVPLTTEVNQVIPTFAPTAMHTRVQPYFDDHQQGYDIPDMSEEGDERHEKMRENVETIEKRLRAMEGDQIFGAASREMCLVSGLVIPAKFKTPNLDQYEGATCPKSHLIMYYRKMEAHMDNDKLMIHCFQDSLKGASSKWYLTLDQTRIRCFQDLSDAFIKQYKYNMDLAPDRRQLLSMSQKDSESFKEYAQRWREIASQVEPPLTEKELADWFVDTVRPEFFERMMGSVTASFSDLVAVGIKVELGLKNGKMIIAASNSINNNNTKKFSSSFHKKKEGETNAVMGSRRKNQPWKKQQYFAQQHYVQQPQFSQQPYVAAITPTFNQQVPVHQSTQAVPIFQTTPNFPTY, from the coding sequence ATGGTCGAGCAAGAGCAAGAGATGGAAAGAGTCAATGAAGATCTTACAGATCTACATGGGAATATAGGTCAAATCATGGAGATGTTGCAAGTAATACGTGCAAAGATGGATACTCAACCCGCAATTGTTTATGAGATCGTCAATCTGGTGATTACTCCTCAGCCAGCAGTTACTACTCCAGCAACTTGGCCTACCTTTGGTCTTCCTTATGGTTTTGTGCCTCCTCCTCAAGGACAATCCACTCAACATACAGTTCCATTAACTACTGAAGTTAATCAAGTGATTCCCACTTTTGCACCCACTGCCATGCACACTCGAGTTCAACCGTACTTCGATGATCATCAACAAGGGTATGATATACCTGATATGTCTGAAGAAGGTGATGAAAGACATGAAAAGATGAGAGAAAATGTTGAAACCATTGAGAAAAGGCTGAGAGCAATGGAAGGTGATCAGATCTTTGGTGCTGCTTCCAGAGAAATGTGCCTTGTATCTGGATTGGTGATCCCCGCAAAATTCAAGACACCCAACCTTGATCAATATGAAGGAGCTACTTGTCCCAAAAgtcatctcatcatgtattaTAGAAAGATGGAAGCTCACATGGACAATGACAAACTCATGATCcactgtttccaagacagtttgaaAGGTGCCTCTTCCAAATGGTACTTGACCCTTGATCAGACTCGCATCCGTTGTTTCCAAGATTTGTCTGATGCTTTCAtcaaacaatacaagtacaacatggatcTAGCTCCTGATAGAAGGCAATTGTTGAGCATGTCCCAAAAGGATTCTGAATcctttaaagaatatgcacaaaggtggagagagaTTGCATCTCAAGTGGAACCTCCATTAACTGAAAAAGAATTGGCAGATTGGTTCGTCGACACAGTGCGACCAGAATTTTTTGAAAGGATGATGGGAAGCGTGACTGCAAGTTTTTCTGACTTGGTGGCCGTGGGTATCAAAGTGGAACTTGGCTTAAAAAATGGCAAGATGATTATTGCAGCTAGTAATTCcatcaataacaacaataccaagAAATTCTCTAGCAGTTTCCATAAGAAAAAGGAAGGAGAAACAAATGCAGTGATGGGTAGTAGAAGAAAGAATCAGCCTTGGAAAAAGCAACAATATTTTGCTCAACAACATtatgttcaacaaccacaatttTCTCAACAGCCGTATGTAGCAGCTATTACACCAACTTTCAATCAGCAAGTCCCAGTGCATCAGTCGACTCAAGCAGTTCCAATCTTTCAAACAACACCCAACTTTCCAACTTATTAA
- the LOC127122280 gene encoding uncharacterized protein LOC127122280 produces the protein MLQVSGRIKKNEVAVIEPIFNLPELSIITPIFNIPEPIFNILDSTFVRPIFNIPESVEPIFNMPNPVVVQRPSSFPFENTKAVPWKYDTVVVNQRSEKVGQKEGPNIASTDIAMGSRMTRSGRIYTPQFNLAPPIPPKETTTTVTNKGKEVITTDEDAEFFRIIKKSDYKIIDQLHQTPSKISILSLLMSSPAHRSALQKSLAQAHVTHDITIDQFDRVIANITTCNHLSFSIEDLTKDGQDHNRALHISVKCQEDTLARVLVDTGSSLNVLPKRTLAKLAYQGTEIRPSALIVKAFDGSRRIVIGEVELSILIGPHVFEITFQVMYINPNYSCLLGRPWIHAAGAVTSTLHQKMKFVIGDKLVIVSGEEDLMVSHLSSLSYIEADEDALETSFQALEIANAVLMEVEEPKEKGIPSFASWKKARSTIEEGSPEGWGDVIDVKLKLDRYGVGYKPTNVNKEASTSTEGCPKTIQEVFVSTGYQVNVIDEYLEDEYLSNLVYQSDVALNN, from the coding sequence ATGTTACAAGTAAGCGGTCGTATAAAAAAGAATGAGGTAGCAGTGATTGAACCCATCTTCAATCTACCTGAGTTAAGTATTATAACACCAATCTTCAACATTCCAGAGCCAATATTCAACATTCTAGATTCTACTTTTGTTCGGCCAATTTTCAACATTCCAGAATCAGTTGAACCAATCTTCAATATGCCTAATCCAGTGGTTGTCCAAAGGCCTAGCTCTTTTCCTTTTGAGAATACTAAAGCAGTTCCTTGGAAGTATGATACAGTTGTGGTTAACCAAAGGTCTGAGAAAGTAGGTCAGAAAGAAGGTCCAAATATTGCAAGCACTGATATAGCAATGGGAAGTAGAATGACCCGCAGTGGTCGCATTTATACCCCTCAGTTCAACTTGGCTCCACCAATTCCACCAAAAGAAACCACCACTACTGTTACCAACAAAGGCAAAGAGGTGATCACAACTGATGAAGACGCTGAATTTTTTAggattatcaagaagagtgattacaagattaTTGATCAGCTGCATCAAACTCCTTCAAAGATATCCATTTTGTCTCTTCTCATGAGTTCTCCAGCTCATAGGAGTGCCTTGCAGAAATCGTTAGCTCAGGCTCATGTCACTCACGACATTACTATTGATCAATTTGATAGGGTCATTGCCAACATTACAACATGCAACCATCTCAGCTTCAGTATAGAAGATTTGACGAAGGATGGCCAAGACCATAACCGTGCTTTGCACATATCTGTGAAATGCCAAGAAGATACCCTAGCAAGAGTCCTTGTGGACACTGGCTCCTCTCTGAATGTTTTACCTAAGAGGACGCTCGCTAAGTTGGCATATCAAGGGACTGAGATAAGGCCAAGCGCATTAATTGTCAAGGCATTTGATGGATCGAGGAGGATCGTCATAGGGGAGGTGGAGCTTTCAATATTAATTGGTCCACATGTGTTTGAAATTACTTTTCAGGTTATGTACATCAACCCAAAttatagttgtttgcttggaAGACCGTGGATTCATGCCGCTGGGGCCGTGACTTCCACCTTGCACCAAAAAATGAAATTTGTTATTGGTGATAAGTTGGTGATTGTGTCTGGTGAGGAAGATCTTATGGTAAGCCACCTCTCTTCGCTTAGTTAcattgaggctgatgaggatgctttggaaacttctttccagGCTCTTGAAATAGCCAACGCTGTCCTTATGGAAGTCGAAGAACCAAAGGAGAAGGGTATTCCATCTTTTGCATCATGGAAGAAAGCAAGATCAACCATCGAGGAAGGAAGTCCCGAAGGTTGGGGAGATGTTATTGATGTCAAACTAAAGCTAGACCGTTATGGGGTGGGTTATAAACCAACCAATGTCAATAAGGAAGCATCAACCTCCACCGAAGGATGTCCGAAGACTATCCAAGAAGTGTTTGTCAGCACTGGATATCAAGTCAATGTTATTGATGAATATCTTGAAGATGAATATTTGAGCAACCTGGTGTACCAGTCTGATGTGGCTTTGAACAATTGA